The Shewanella sp. MTB7 genome includes a window with the following:
- a CDS encoding AbgT family transporter, with product MGLNKDESVASPHHSPGSPEKQSGWFVSFLNVVERLGNLLPHPITLFAMLCMAVIVISGIAGYFELTVVDPRPVGSSGRSEDGLIHVVSLMNGEGLRMIVSNLVTNFTGFTPLGTVLVALLGVGVAERSGMLSAAMRLLVMGASKRLVTLTIVFAGIVSNTASELGYVVLIPMAALIFHSLGRHPLAGLAAAFAGVSGGYSANLLLGTVDPLLSGITEAAAQMIDPDYLVGPEANWYFMFASTFLITGLGALVTEKIVEPKLGKYDPNEANIDLSNQSMDKVTQLEKRGLKAAGISILILSVLLALTVIPESGPLRNQETGLVAGSPFLKGIVAFIFICFAIPGLVYGKVVGTMKCDKDVIDAMSNSMSSMGMYIVLVFFASQFVAFFKWTNLGAVLAVSGADALSAIGLTGPLVFVLFIMMCGVINLMLGSASAQWAVTAPIFVPMLMLVGYAPETIQAAYRIGDSVTNLITPMMSYFGLILAVASQYKKNLGIGTLIATMLPYSIVFFIGWTCFFFLWVFVLGLPVGPGAATYYTP from the coding sequence ATGGGATTGAATAAAGACGAGAGCGTGGCTTCGCCTCACCACTCTCCGGGTTCTCCAGAGAAACAAAGCGGCTGGTTTGTCAGTTTTCTTAATGTTGTCGAACGTCTAGGTAATTTACTTCCTCACCCCATTACACTTTTCGCCATGTTATGCATGGCCGTCATAGTGATAAGCGGCATTGCCGGCTATTTTGAACTTACCGTGGTCGATCCAAGACCTGTAGGTTCATCGGGACGAAGCGAAGATGGTCTTATCCATGTAGTCAGCTTAATGAACGGTGAAGGATTGAGAATGATAGTCTCTAATCTAGTCACCAACTTCACCGGATTTACACCTCTAGGCACAGTACTAGTCGCACTGCTCGGAGTCGGAGTTGCCGAACGTTCAGGCATGTTATCGGCAGCAATGCGCTTACTGGTCATGGGCGCATCTAAGCGACTTGTCACCTTAACCATTGTATTTGCAGGTATCGTATCTAATACCGCCTCAGAGCTGGGCTATGTAGTGCTCATCCCTATGGCCGCGCTAATATTTCACTCCCTTGGGCGTCACCCATTGGCCGGCCTTGCGGCTGCATTTGCTGGAGTATCAGGTGGCTATAGTGCCAACTTGTTGCTAGGTACCGTCGATCCTTTGCTGTCAGGGATCACTGAAGCCGCCGCACAGATGATCGATCCAGATTACTTAGTGGGTCCAGAGGCAAATTGGTACTTCATGTTTGCGTCAACTTTCCTTATCACAGGTTTAGGCGCATTAGTCACCGAAAAGATTGTCGAACCTAAACTGGGAAAATATGATCCAAATGAAGCCAATATCGACCTATCGAACCAGTCTATGGATAAGGTCACTCAACTTGAGAAAAGAGGCTTAAAAGCCGCGGGGATCTCGATATTGATCTTATCAGTACTACTGGCGCTAACCGTCATACCTGAGAGTGGCCCCCTTAGAAATCAGGAAACAGGTCTGGTTGCAGGCTCACCTTTCCTTAAGGGAATTGTCGCCTTTATCTTTATCTGCTTTGCAATTCCAGGATTAGTTTACGGTAAAGTCGTTGGCACCATGAAGTGCGATAAAGATGTTATTGATGCCATGTCCAACAGCATGAGCTCCATGGGCATGTATATTGTGCTCGTTTTCTTTGCTTCACAGTTTGTTGCCTTTTTTAAGTGGACCAATTTGGGAGCTGTACTGGCAGTGTCAGGTGCTGATGCCCTAAGCGCCATCGGCCTTACCGGCCCATTGGTATTTGTGCTCTTTATCATGATGTGTGGCGTTATCAACTTGATGCTAGGCAGCGCTTCGGCTCAGTGGGCCGTTACTGCACCGATTTTCGTGCCGATGTTGATGTTGGTAGGTTATGCACCTGAAACCATTCAGGCGGCTTATCGGATCGGAGATTCCGTCACTAACCTCATCACACCTATGATGAGTTACTTCGGCCTGATTTTAGCGGTCGCCTCCCAATATAAGAAAAATTTAGGAATAGGCACCCTAATCGCCACCATGTTGCCTTATTCCATCGTGTTCTTTATCGGTTGGACCTGCTTCTTTTTCCTTTGGGTGTTCGTTCTAGGCCTTCCTGTAGGACCTGGTGCAGCGACTTATTACACACCTTAA
- a CDS encoding helix-turn-helix domain-containing protein: MQLMTILLLIAMGMSVFMMGYVATTPHQNAKARLCFSLMLVGLISLMIELAIFEEGGSFLYIISVSGPLSVSVPIFFYLYFKASVGLNDEFQWQNTKHLLIPLIYLAIMMPYNLLDEMGKAHFFSQIYAGEAVSWPLSMTPIRFSRLLFISTLGLIYLYLSWQELHIELNNKKQDVLREMSKLKRAFLGISLSFMVIFLFFLFRLPHQFTWMISSVLLIVTAISCMIFYYLPVLGKKLISDDALHKLLPKKPQEKINDPRTDGPHKQYRSSVTTSLAKEVLHNLNILMEGGIYKDATLSLGKLAYQLDISTHHLSQIINQQTQDNYFDLINQYRIQDAKQLLADTQMSIIDIAYEVGYNSKSSFYTEFKRRTEMTPKQFKKNSKPE; this comes from the coding sequence ATGCAGTTAATGACAATCTTATTGCTTATCGCTATGGGAATGAGCGTGTTTATGATGGGATATGTGGCTACCACTCCCCACCAGAATGCCAAAGCTCGGCTCTGTTTCTCCTTGATGTTGGTGGGCTTAATTAGCTTAATGATCGAGTTAGCTATTTTTGAAGAGGGAGGAAGTTTTCTCTATATCATTTCAGTTTCTGGCCCCTTATCTGTTTCTGTTCCAATCTTTTTTTACCTCTATTTTAAAGCCAGTGTCGGCCTAAATGATGAGTTTCAATGGCAGAATACTAAGCACCTGCTAATCCCCCTTATCTATCTCGCGATCATGATGCCCTACAACCTTTTAGATGAAATGGGTAAAGCCCATTTTTTCTCGCAGATTTATGCCGGAGAAGCCGTCTCCTGGCCACTGTCCATGACACCGATCCGCTTTTCCCGCTTATTGTTCATCAGCACCTTAGGTCTGATTTACCTCTATTTGAGCTGGCAAGAGCTGCATATTGAGCTAAATAATAAGAAACAAGATGTCCTCAGAGAGATGAGTAAACTCAAGCGTGCATTTCTAGGCATTAGCCTCAGCTTTATGGTGATTTTTCTGTTTTTTCTGTTCCGTCTTCCACACCAATTTACCTGGATGATCTCTAGCGTATTGTTGATTGTGACGGCAATAAGCTGCATGATTTTTTACTATCTACCGGTACTGGGTAAAAAGTTAATCTCAGATGATGCCCTGCATAAGTTACTGCCTAAAAAACCTCAGGAAAAGATAAATGATCCACGGACTGATGGGCCCCATAAGCAATACCGCTCATCAGTAACCACCAGCTTAGCGAAAGAAGTGCTGCATAATCTCAATATATTGATGGAGGGTGGGATCTATAAAGATGCCACCCTCTCTCTAGGTAAACTGGCTTATCAGCTGGATATTAGCACCCATCACCTGTCTCAGATCATCAATCAGCAAACCCAAGACAACTATTTCGACTTGATAAATCAATACCGGATTCAAGATGCAAAACAGTTGCTTGCAGATACTCAGATGAGTATTATCGATATTGCCTATGAAGTTGGTTATAACAGTAAGTCCTCTTTTTATACCGAATTTAAACGTCGAACAGAGATGACGCCAAAACAGTTTAAAAAAAACAGTAAACCTGAATAA
- a CDS encoding acylase, producing the protein MKNNNKQRYLTPIALALSFALAGCNSSDSDPEEEVVLPSSAKIEYTSFGVPHITASDFRSLGYGQAYAHAQENMCTLAEQIIEVRGERALTFGAGSNSANVLTDFGTKALNIYSDAEAALDSMTDEQMDLLSGYAAGFNQAVQDKAGAQNYPSPCRGADWVPEISVTDLQAYHLKLALFASGGALSHQIAMASPITNEKPLGQTFDEIAAQNEGLGSNGWALGRDKTESGSGMLLSNPHFPWSGNLRFVENHLQIPGEMNVTGVSFVGVPGVLIGFNENIAWTHTVSQSKRFTTYRLTLDPADPTRYLYDGEYKQMTSQDYSVSIKNEDGTSSEMKKTLYASHYGPMIGWFPDGSAVTYRDANLNNGNMVSQWFAMGRANSIEEFEEAFETYQGIPWVNTMATDNKGNAFYIDGSRAPNLNSFAAILVKDFVNNDPVGKALWQGGRGQLVLDGSMSLFEWVDTGTTPIPGVVPFERAPKILRSDYVFNANSSHWLTHAEEPLKGYSIVYGPEQTVRSPRTRMNAIMLEEHSTQGISGADGKFNIDELKSVVTSERGLLSEILKAQVIERCNGVTNITLESSDVVDISAACDTLSNWDGLYRNESQGAHVFREFLKVFDVGGEQVLSDSLFSQAFDVRKPVTTPSQLMKHDGTVNSDPVLQALAGTVQHLASVNIPLAAPLGSIQYHMKNDEKLAIPGGGTIDGVFNINTGSSAKVPSYGYPVFHGASWLMALEFTESGPKAEAFLTYGQSHDPESEHFVDQTRLFSKGEWRPVVFTAEQIQADLVDTIELTLD; encoded by the coding sequence ATGAAAAATAATAATAAACAGAGATACCTTACACCTATCGCACTGGCGTTATCATTTGCGCTAGCCGGCTGTAATAGCAGTGACAGTGATCCGGAAGAGGAAGTAGTATTACCGAGCAGTGCCAAAATTGAATATACCTCCTTCGGAGTTCCCCATATCACAGCATCAGATTTCCGCTCTCTGGGTTATGGACAGGCCTATGCCCATGCGCAAGAAAACATGTGCACTTTGGCTGAGCAGATCATTGAAGTGCGGGGGGAGCGAGCACTGACATTTGGTGCAGGAAGCAACAGTGCAAACGTGCTCACAGACTTTGGTACAAAGGCGTTAAACATCTATAGCGATGCAGAAGCAGCACTGGATTCTATGACCGATGAGCAGATGGATCTTCTGTCTGGCTATGCGGCTGGATTTAATCAGGCAGTACAGGATAAAGCGGGAGCACAAAACTACCCTTCGCCTTGTCGTGGTGCTGATTGGGTTCCTGAAATTTCAGTCACTGATCTGCAGGCTTATCACCTAAAACTCGCCTTATTTGCCAGTGGTGGAGCATTAAGTCATCAAATTGCTATGGCATCGCCTATTACCAATGAGAAACCATTGGGGCAAACCTTTGATGAGATTGCCGCTCAAAATGAGGGGCTTGGCAGTAATGGTTGGGCATTGGGGCGCGATAAAACTGAATCTGGCAGTGGCATGTTGCTGTCAAATCCTCACTTTCCTTGGAGTGGTAATTTAAGATTTGTGGAGAATCATCTGCAGATCCCTGGAGAGATGAATGTTACTGGTGTTTCGTTTGTCGGTGTTCCTGGCGTGCTTATCGGTTTCAACGAGAATATAGCGTGGACGCATACTGTTTCTCAATCTAAGCGTTTCACGACTTATCGTCTAACATTGGACCCCGCCGATCCGACTCGTTATCTTTACGATGGCGAGTATAAACAGATGACAAGTCAAGATTATAGCGTCTCGATTAAGAATGAAGATGGCACCAGCTCAGAGATGAAAAAGACCCTTTATGCTTCCCATTATGGGCCTATGATTGGTTGGTTTCCTGATGGCAGCGCAGTGACCTATCGTGATGCAAACCTTAATAACGGCAATATGGTTAGTCAGTGGTTTGCTATGGGACGTGCCAACTCTATCGAGGAGTTTGAGGAAGCATTTGAGACCTATCAGGGGATCCCTTGGGTAAACACCATGGCCACTGATAATAAAGGCAATGCCTTTTATATCGATGGTTCAAGAGCACCTAACCTAAACTCTTTTGCGGCAATTCTAGTAAAGGATTTTGTTAATAACGATCCTGTGGGCAAGGCCTTGTGGCAAGGTGGTCGGGGTCAATTAGTGTTAGATGGCAGTATGTCATTGTTTGAATGGGTTGATACTGGTACAACGCCGATCCCCGGCGTCGTACCATTCGAACGAGCACCAAAAATTCTGCGTAGTGATTACGTGTTTAATGCCAACAGTAGCCATTGGTTAACTCATGCAGAAGAACCACTAAAGGGATATTCTATTGTTTATGGGCCAGAGCAGACGGTTCGTAGCCCAAGAACACGTATGAATGCCATTATGCTAGAGGAGCACTCTACACAAGGGATCTCAGGCGCTGATGGTAAATTCAATATCGATGAACTTAAGAGTGTGGTTACGAGTGAGCGGGGCTTGTTGTCTGAAATACTTAAAGCGCAAGTGATTGAACGTTGTAATGGCGTAACCAATATTACGCTGGAAAGTTCTGATGTGGTCGATATCTCCGCAGCGTGCGATACCCTATCGAACTGGGATGGTTTATATCGTAATGAGAGTCAGGGCGCACACGTCTTCAGAGAGTTCTTAAAGGTATTTGATGTCGGTGGCGAACAGGTATTGAGTGATAGCCTATTTAGTCAGGCATTCGATGTTAGAAAGCCTGTTACGACCCCGTCACAGTTAATGAAGCATGATGGAACCGTTAATAGCGATCCTGTATTACAGGCACTAGCCGGTACTGTTCAGCACCTTGCCAGCGTTAATATCCCATTAGCGGCACCATTAGGCAGTATTCAATATCATATGAAAAATGATGAGAAGCTTGCCATTCCTGGTGGTGGCACTATCGATGGGGTGTTTAATATCAATACAGGTAGTAGTGCTAAGGTCCCGAGTTATGGATACCCCGTGTTCCATGGTGCGAGTTGGTTGATGGCACTGGAGTTTACTGAGTCCGGTCCTAAAGCTGAGGCTTTCTTAACTTATGGCCAGTCCCATGATCCGGAATCTGAGCACTTTGTTGATCAAACGCGTTTATTCTCTAAAGGAGAGTGGCGTCCAGTGGTCTTTACCGCTGAGCAGATACAGGCAGATTTAGTCGACACTATCGAGTTAACGCTTGATTAG
- a CDS encoding LemA family protein: MDGVLLGLGLIIIIAYLWYVSLVKKRNAGREALSGVDVQLKKRANIVPNILIIAKKFMEHEKSLLTEITELRTQVTNSYNKGDAAEIKQHLAAAERLNSKMGQLMVTVENYPELKSDNTMLQAMQTYNEVEAHISAARRFYNSAVTELNNAVEIFPGSIIASMANIKVMPFYEADEADKASVNADDYLN; encoded by the coding sequence ATGGATGGAGTGTTATTAGGTTTAGGCCTGATTATTATTATTGCCTACCTTTGGTACGTTAGTCTGGTTAAAAAACGTAATGCGGGTCGTGAAGCACTGTCAGGGGTAGATGTACAACTGAAGAAAAGAGCTAATATTGTTCCGAATATTTTAATTATTGCAAAGAAATTTATGGAGCATGAAAAGTCACTGCTTACCGAGATCACTGAATTAAGAACCCAAGTAACTAACAGCTATAACAAGGGCGATGCCGCTGAGATTAAACAGCATCTTGCCGCTGCTGAACGTCTAAACAGTAAGATGGGGCAGCTAATGGTAACGGTTGAGAACTATCCTGAATTAAAGTCTGACAATACTATGCTACAGGCTATGCAGACCTATAATGAGGTTGAGGCACATATCTCAGCCGCACGTCGTTTCTATAACTCGGCGGTGACCGAGCTGAATAATGCGGTGGAGATTTTCCCCGGTTCAATTATCGCTTCGATGGCGAATATTAAAGTTATGCCTTTTTACGAGGCTGACGAGGCGGATAAAGCTTCAGTGAATGCTGACGATTATCTAAATTAA
- a CDS encoding DUF3137 domain-containing protein, which yields MNIISFIFGAPIKPKRQSKPLVAVDDELSSLQVHYDEYIEPLTRKFENRRVATLKTLRQRFYMSLAIFLGIFFVSILIDRQQRLMIPWVFFLLPLIPLVWWSFRPVSRYKSDVKERVYPKIFRYFGDDFIFSPTDSMNLSTLKRSKLLPSYDDANFEDYVQGTYKGIEIAINELELTKEVKRNKRHESQRVFKGVMVQLSCHKKFIGHTVVVKTRGGFINFISDSFKSLSRAKLEDVRFEKQFDVFSSDQIEARFLLTVTFMERLQELASCFSGKIQCAFYEDKLLIMLASSENRFELGSIFNGATFEYEFSQINKEMRQLFAMIEVLKLDEYTGL from the coding sequence ATGAATATTATAAGCTTCATTTTTGGCGCTCCCATCAAGCCTAAGCGTCAATCTAAGCCCTTGGTTGCTGTTGACGATGAATTATCGTCACTGCAGGTACATTATGATGAATATATTGAGCCGTTAACACGTAAGTTTGAAAATCGGCGAGTGGCGACATTAAAAACTCTTAGGCAGCGTTTCTACATGAGTCTTGCTATCTTCTTAGGGATATTTTTTGTCTCTATTTTGATTGATCGTCAGCAGAGATTAATGATCCCTTGGGTGTTTTTTTTACTCCCCCTTATCCCGCTTGTCTGGTGGTCATTTAGACCCGTTTCACGTTATAAATCTGATGTAAAAGAGCGTGTTTATCCTAAGATTTTTCGTTATTTCGGTGACGACTTTATCTTTAGTCCAACCGACAGCATGAATTTGTCGACACTAAAACGTTCTAAGTTGCTTCCAAGTTATGATGATGCCAATTTTGAGGACTATGTTCAGGGAACGTATAAAGGGATTGAAATTGCGATTAATGAGCTTGAGTTAACCAAAGAGGTGAAGCGAAATAAGCGTCACGAGAGTCAAAGGGTGTTTAAAGGTGTGATGGTACAGTTAAGCTGCCACAAAAAATTCATCGGCCACACGGTAGTGGTAAAAACTCGCGGTGGTTTTATCAATTTTATCTCCGACTCTTTTAAGAGCTTATCGCGAGCAAAGCTTGAAGATGTTAGGTTTGAAAAACAATTTGATGTGTTTTCTTCTGATCAAATAGAAGCTAGATTTTTGTTAACTGTGACCTTTATGGAGCGACTTCAGGAGCTTGCTAGCTGTTTTTCAGGCAAGATACAGTGTGCATTTTACGAGGATAAATTGCTTATCATGTTGGCAAGCAGTGAGAATCGGTTTGAGTTAGGTTCTATCTTTAATGGTGCAACCTTTGAATATGAGTTTAGCCAGATAAATAAAGAGATGCGACAACTCTTTGCTATGATTGAAGTACTCAAACTCGATGAATATACGGGCTTATAG
- a CDS encoding lytic transglycosylase domain-containing protein: protein MLVLSFFSIPLLSVTVQADDKPHYKASRSASGLAITGQAVAKNTEIVEKKTLNNASALKVKQALSRANNLASLGRLPPHKVSGHMLDNSSASTQYTLETTADDRVKVYQYQDNNGVVVFTDHAPGSREYQVILYDCYACRPDSDLDWKKMPLYSKRFDDLIQRAAKNYQLEPALIRAVIHAESAFDIYAISKTGAMGLMQLMPDTAKELGVKDAFKPAQNIDGGAKYLAKMLSQFNGDIELACAAYNAGPTTVTQYQGIPPYPETIAYVERVKILLKRYQQLG, encoded by the coding sequence ATGCTTGTGTTATCATTTTTCTCTATTCCCCTACTCAGCGTTACTGTCCAAGCTGATGACAAACCCCATTATAAAGCGAGTCGTTCTGCTAGTGGACTGGCGATCACAGGTCAAGCGGTAGCGAAAAACACTGAGATTGTTGAAAAAAAAACCTTGAATAACGCTAGTGCACTAAAGGTGAAGCAAGCTCTTTCTCGCGCCAATAACCTAGCGAGTTTAGGCCGTCTACCCCCCCATAAAGTATCTGGGCATATGTTGGATAACAGTAGTGCTTCAACACAATATACTTTAGAAACAACGGCTGATGACCGAGTCAAAGTGTATCAGTATCAAGATAACAATGGCGTTGTTGTATTTACCGACCATGCCCCAGGATCGCGTGAGTATCAGGTGATCCTTTATGACTGTTATGCCTGCAGACCAGACTCAGATCTTGATTGGAAAAAGATGCCGCTGTATTCGAAACGTTTCGATGATCTTATACAGCGTGCCGCAAAAAATTATCAGCTGGAGCCAGCTTTGATCCGAGCGGTTATCCACGCAGAATCGGCTTTCGATATCTACGCTATCTCTAAAACCGGTGCTATGGGTTTGATGCAGCTAATGCCCGATACCGCAAAAGAGCTTGGAGTGAAAGATGCCTTTAAACCTGCACAGAATATTGATGGCGGAGCGAAATACCTGGCGAAGATGCTTTCGCAGTTCAATGGCGATATTGAACTGGCCTGCGCCGCTTATAACGCAGGCCCCACCACTGTCACTCAATACCAAGGAATTCCACCCTATCCAGAGACCATAGCCTATGTAGAGCGGGTTAAGATACTGCTTAAGCGTTATCAACAGTTAGGTTGA
- a CDS encoding MATE family efflux transporter, with translation MPTSINRTFWRYAIPSVAAMLVNGIYQIVDGIFIGQYVGYQGLAGINMAWPIIYVFAGIGLMIGMGSGSLLSINRGENAQHCDSKESSLAVINGTLASAIILILVFGLLGSFALNFSVDTLLQLQGGTGQTLLMAQQYTMPFVWSLVFTILATAIPILIRNDESPNIATGLMVMGACLNIALDYLLIVKFDLALHGAAIATISAQVAVSIAGIGYFLSSKTRVEFIASKFKFNPKLARQILLLGVSSLVMYLYTSFVFALHNRLFMEYGSSLTVGAFAIVGYLMVLYYFIAEGLGEGMQPPVSFFFGADQPKNIKRMVILATKVTISAGVLWVLILNIFPNSIIGLFNSDDPVLLKETITGIQLHLFAMYLDGFIVLSIMYFMAVNQGGKSLFISVANMMIQLPFLYFLPKWLGVTGVWLALPLSNVALFLIVAPMVWKHLNSAINSETHQRLSAA, from the coding sequence ATGCCAACCTCCATCAACCGTACCTTCTGGCGCTACGCGATACCTTCGGTCGCAGCGATGTTGGTCAATGGCATTTATCAGATAGTCGATGGTATTTTTATTGGTCAATACGTAGGTTATCAAGGCTTAGCCGGCATCAATATGGCTTGGCCTATCATCTATGTATTTGCTGGTATTGGTCTTATGATCGGTATGGGCTCAGGCAGTTTACTGTCGATAAATCGTGGCGAGAACGCTCAACACTGCGATAGTAAGGAGTCTAGTTTAGCGGTAATCAATGGTACCTTAGCCAGTGCGATTATTCTCATTCTGGTCTTTGGCCTATTAGGCTCTTTCGCACTAAATTTCAGTGTCGATACCTTGTTACAACTGCAAGGTGGAACGGGGCAGACCCTATTAATGGCGCAGCAATATACTATGCCTTTTGTCTGGTCTCTAGTGTTTACCATTCTAGCGACCGCGATCCCCATCTTAATTCGTAACGATGAAAGTCCCAATATCGCCACAGGCCTAATGGTAATGGGTGCGTGTCTGAATATTGCACTGGATTATCTACTGATTGTTAAATTTGATTTAGCACTTCATGGTGCTGCCATTGCCACTATTTCAGCTCAAGTGGCCGTCTCGATTGCCGGTATTGGTTATTTTCTATCATCTAAAACCAGAGTTGAATTTATCGCTTCTAAGTTCAAATTCAACCCTAAGCTTGCCAGACAGATTCTACTGTTAGGGGTTTCTAGCTTAGTAATGTACCTCTACACTAGCTTTGTGTTCGCTCTGCACAATCGACTCTTTATGGAGTATGGATCTTCATTAACCGTCGGGGCATTCGCCATCGTGGGATACCTAATGGTGCTCTATTACTTTATCGCTGAAGGACTAGGCGAAGGTATGCAGCCACCGGTTAGCTTCTTCTTCGGAGCCGATCAGCCTAAGAATATCAAACGTATGGTGATCCTTGCCACTAAGGTTACTATCTCTGCGGGTGTACTCTGGGTACTAATTTTAAATATATTTCCAAACAGCATCATAGGGTTATTTAACAGTGACGATCCCGTCCTGCTCAAAGAGACGATCACAGGCATTCAACTGCATCTTTTTGCGATGTACTTAGATGGCTTTATCGTATTGTCCATCATGTATTTTATGGCTGTGAATCAGGGCGGAAAATCACTCTTTATATCCGTAGCAAATATGATGATCCAACTGCCTTTCCTCTATTTTCTACCTAAATGGTTAGGTGTCACAGGAGTCTGGCTTGCATTACCTCTATCGAATGTCGCGTTGTTTTTAATTGTTGCGCCTATGGTGTGGAAACATCTGAATTCAGCCATAAATTCGGAGACTCATCAGAGGTTGAGTGCGGCATAA
- a CDS encoding LysR family transcriptional regulator: MNWNLYQLEAFVLAVRHGSFSAAARKLGRAQSRISTAISNLEADLGFELFDRSARLPVLTRHGEDMYIEAQAVLDQCQRLESRAMTLASGQEITLTVALDEAVPINAFESLFEKVSIAFPLLKLTIINGSQDDISLWVDKGKADMGILFLVKELPGSLDFMSIGQFRQSLIVSPNHPLAKYPAPKIKQLNQHRQLVIRDRFGGSQAKALSANHWYIDSYYYMTALVIRGVGWALVPEHVASSEWYSDDIIELSTEYIPTPLLVEIGVVNRRDKAYGPVMEWIFLEIESMFILNK, from the coding sequence GTGAATTGGAACTTATATCAGCTTGAAGCGTTTGTGCTAGCGGTTAGGCATGGATCATTTTCAGCTGCAGCAAGAAAACTTGGACGAGCCCAGTCCAGAATAAGCACGGCGATTAGCAACCTTGAGGCTGATCTTGGTTTCGAGCTCTTTGATCGTAGTGCTAGACTCCCGGTGCTGACTCGTCACGGTGAAGATATGTATATCGAGGCTCAGGCGGTGCTGGATCAGTGTCAGCGGTTAGAGTCTCGTGCAATGACACTTGCTTCCGGTCAGGAGATCACGCTGACGGTTGCATTAGATGAAGCTGTGCCTATTAATGCTTTTGAGTCCCTGTTTGAAAAGGTATCAATAGCGTTTCCGCTGTTAAAATTAACCATCATTAATGGCTCTCAAGATGACATTAGCCTGTGGGTTGATAAAGGAAAGGCGGATATGGGGATACTGTTTCTTGTTAAAGAGCTGCCGGGATCTCTTGATTTTATGTCTATTGGGCAGTTCAGGCAGTCGCTTATTGTGTCACCGAATCATCCATTGGCTAAGTACCCAGCACCCAAAATTAAACAGTTGAATCAACATCGACAGCTGGTTATTCGAGACAGATTTGGAGGCAGCCAGGCTAAGGCCTTGTCAGCAAATCATTGGTATATCGACAGCTACTATTATATGACGGCATTGGTGATTAGAGGTGTAGGCTGGGCCTTGGTTCCCGAGCACGTGGCTAGCTCTGAATGGTACTCAGATGACATCATTGAACTCTCTACCGAATACATTCCCACTCCATTACTGGTTGAAATTGGGGTGGTTAATCGACGTGATAAGGCTTATGGTCCAGTTATGGAGTGGATCTTTTTAGAGATTGAGTCCATGTTTATATTAAATAAATAA
- a CDS encoding nuclear transport factor 2 family protein, which produces MLTGLKQQLIELELYLLKSEVRTSAKELASLIHDDFLEFGGSGTRFGKQEILSQLPLVRSPEYCATDFELRMLAPDLAQLLYRATMIKPNEFITRYSLRSSLWKEEEGRWQLIFHQGTSCEAF; this is translated from the coding sequence ATGCTAACTGGTTTGAAGCAACAACTCATTGAGCTTGAGCTCTATCTGCTTAAATCTGAAGTCAGAACCTCGGCTAAGGAGCTTGCATCCTTGATCCATGATGATTTTTTAGAGTTTGGTGGTTCAGGCACTCGCTTTGGTAAGCAGGAGATCTTATCGCAGCTTCCCTTGGTGAGGAGCCCTGAATATTGCGCCACTGATTTTGAACTAAGAATGTTAGCGCCTGATCTGGCCCAGCTCCTATATCGAGCGACCATGATTAAGCCCAATGAATTTATTACTCGTTATTCGCTGCGCAGTTCACTCTGGAAAGAGGAGGAGGGTCGGTGGCAACTGATCTTCCATCAGGGAACGTCATGTGAGGCATTTTAG